The following are encoded together in the Thermostichus vulcanus str. 'Rupite' genome:
- a CDS encoding DUF2949 domain-containing protein, whose translation MLDPIPPPALEEYLLETGIIDRSQLSLAKKLQHRQQGPLLMILLELSFIDLEQLSRLLDLGRTYPFDHAANAG comes from the coding sequence ATGCTAGATCCGATTCCCCCGCCTGCCCTTGAGGAATATTTATTGGAAACGGGTATTATCGACCGTTCCCAACTAAGCCTCGCTAAGAAATTGCAGCATCGCCAACAGGGGCCGTTGCTGATGATCCTTTTGGAGCTGAGTTTTATCGATCTCGAACAGCTCAGCCGCCTTTTGGATTTGGGCCGCACCTACCCTTTTGACCATGCTGCAAACGCTGGATAG